A single Sylvia atricapilla isolate bSylAtr1 chromosome 11, bSylAtr1.pri, whole genome shotgun sequence DNA region contains:
- the FAM107A gene encoding actin-associated protein FAM107A isoform X2: MSWGTGQHLPPGLPRASLRKSASMYTEIQRERPDGGNILTHPDDIDGNPDLIKPKKLLNPVKASKSHQELHRELLMNHKRGLGVESKPELQRVLEHRRRDLLIKQKKEEEEAKKLQSPFEKELLKRHQRLDQLEREQEKQEDHAPEFIKVKENLRRTSTVTGDEKAA; encoded by the exons ATGTCgtggggcacagggcagcaccTGCCCCCCGGGCTCCCCAGGGCCTCGCTGCGGAAATCAG catcGATGTACACAGAAATACAGCGGGAGCGACCAGATGGTGGGAATATCCTGACTCACCCAGATGACATAGATGGAAACCCAGACCTCATCAAACCTAAAAAGCTCCTAAATCCTGTAAAAGCCTCGAAGAGCCATCAAGAGctgcacagagagctgctgatGAACCACAAAAG AGGTTTGGGTGTGGAGAGCAAGCCAGAGCTGCAGCGAGTGCTCGAGCACCGACGGCGAGACCTGCTCATCaaacagaagaaggaagaggaagaggcaAAGAAATTGCAGTCTCCTTTTGAAAAAGAGCTATTAAAGAGGCACCAGAGGCTGGATCAG ctggagagagagcaggagaagcaggaagacCATGCACCAGAATTCATTAAAGTCAAGGAAAACCTGAGAAGAACATCAACAGTGACGGGGGACGAGAAAGCAGCATAG
- the FAM107A gene encoding actin-associated protein FAM107A isoform X1, producing MYTEIQRERPDGGNILTHPDDIDGNPDLIKPKKLLNPVKASKSHQELHRELLMNHKRGLGVESKPELQRVLEHRRRDLLIKQKKEEEEAKKLQSPFEKELLKRHQRLDQLEREQEKQEDHAPEFIKVKENLRRTSTVTGDEKAA from the exons ATGTACACAGAAATACAGCGGGAGCGACCAGATGGTGGGAATATCCTGACTCACCCAGATGACATAGATGGAAACCCAGACCTCATCAAACCTAAAAAGCTCCTAAATCCTGTAAAAGCCTCGAAGAGCCATCAAGAGctgcacagagagctgctgatGAACCACAAAAG AGGTTTGGGTGTGGAGAGCAAGCCAGAGCTGCAGCGAGTGCTCGAGCACCGACGGCGAGACCTGCTCATCaaacagaagaaggaagaggaagaggcaAAGAAATTGCAGTCTCCTTTTGAAAAAGAGCTATTAAAGAGGCACCAGAGGCTGGATCAG ctggagagagagcaggagaagcaggaagacCATGCACCAGAATTCATTAAAGTCAAGGAAAACCTGAGAAGAACATCAACAGTGACGGGGGACGAGAAAGCAGCATAG
- the ACOX2 gene encoding peroxisomal acyl-coenzyme A oxidase 2, translating into MALLETSKHSQGSGLGSVNPDLASERQTASFSVEKLTVLLDGGTEQTRIRRAVVEAIESDPVFSRENQYFQTQNERYEAAVRKAVHLQKKMHEMGWTENGPEYKYIYRALSGDVAFLLHQVFMRSISVLGSDKQIAKWIPLATQHKLIGSYAQTELGHGTYLQGLETTAVFDTATQEFILNTPKISAMKWWPGDMGRSATHTVVFAQLYIHGKCYGIHPFIVQIRSLQDHSLCPGITAGDIGPKMNFEHIDNGYLLLKNVRIPRENMLSKFCEVRPDGTYVRQGSQKINYFTMTTVRISLISDEVLTPLMKACTIAVRYSAVRRQSKLKPGEQEAKILDYQTQQEKLLPQLAAAYAFHFINYYLQELFNRGYREIQRKNFDMLPELHALSSGFKAVITQHCTAGVEICLRACGGHGYSLLSGLPSLYTKILASCIYEGENTILLLQTARFLIKCFMAANTGQPVPPSVTYLAAVKHRKCPAKNKLDFLSPDIYTEAYQHVAVRLTSSTAAKLQDLIQSGVKKHDAWNQCTVQLVQAAKAHCHYIAVKNFAETVEKLEAKAGIQKIMKHLCDLFALHGIFSNTGAFLHDGYISAAQMDMVTASYLDLLAVIRKDAVPLVDAFDFTDKSLNSALGSYDGQVYQRLYEWAQKSPTNQMSPAYEKYLKPLLHNTLSKL; encoded by the exons ATGGCTCTGCTGGAGACCAGCAAACACtcacagggctcagggctcgGCAGCGTGAACCCCGACCTTGCCAGCGAGAGGCAAACAGCCTCCTTCAGCGTGGAGAAGCTCACGGTCCTGCTGGATGGTGGCACAGAGCAGACACGGATACGGAGGGCAGTGG TGGAAGCTATCGAATCTGACCCTGTATTTAGCAGagaaaatcagtatttccaGACCCAGAATGAGAGGTACGAAGCAGCAGTCAGGAAGGCTGTTCATCTCCAGAAAAAGATGCATGAGATGGGATGGACTGAGAATGGACCTGAATATAAGTACATTTACAG GGCACTGTCAGGAGATGTCGCATTCCTCCTCCACCAAGTCTTCATGAGAAGTATTTCAGTGCTGGGCTCTGACAAACAAATTGCCAAGTGGATTCCTCTCGCCACCCAGCACAAGCTCATTGGAAGCTACGCACAGACTGAACTGGGACATG gcactTATCTTCAGGGTTTGGAAACAACAGCAGTCTTTGATACTGCTACTCAGGAGTTTATACTGAACACACCAAAGATCTCTGCCATGAAGTGGTGGCCTGGAGACA TGGGAAGATCAGCAACCCACACAGTTGTCTTTGCTCAGCTGTACATCCATGGGAAGTGCTATGGCATCCATCCCTTCATCGTGCAGATACGCAGCCTTCAGGACCATTCCCTTTGCCCAG gcatAACTGCAGGAGACATCGGTCCCAAAATGAATTTTGAGCACATTGACAATGGCTACCTCCTGCTGAAGAACGTGCGCATCCCCAGGGAGAACATGCTGAGCAAGTTTTGTGAG GTTCGACCAGATGGCACCTATGTAAGGCAGGGGTCACAGAAGATTAACTATTTCACGATGACGACAGTGCGCATTTCGCTCATTTCAGACGAGGTGCTGACACCCCTGATGAAGGCCTGCACCATCGCCGTCCGATACTCGGCGGTTCGCCGGCAGTCCAAGCTAAAGCCTGG GGAACAAGAAGCAAAAATCCTTGACTACCAGACTCAGCAAGAGAAACTGCtgccccagctggcagcagcctaTGCCTTTCATTTCATCAATTACTACCTGCAGGAGCTATTCAACAGGGGGTACAGAGAGATCCAGAGGAAGAACTTTGACATGCTGCCAGag ctcCATGCATTATCTTCAGGTTTTAAAGCCGTGATCAcccagcactgcactgcagGAGTGGAGATCTGTCTCCGGGCCTGTGGGGGCCATGGCTACTCCCTGCTGAGTGGACTGCCTTCCTTGTATACCAAAATACTTGCCTCTTGTATTTATGAAGGGGAAAACACCATTTTGCTCCTGCAAACTGCTAG GTTCCTGATTAAGTGCTTCATGGCAGCCAATACTGGCCAGCCTGTGCCACCATCTGTCACTTATCTGGCTGCAGTGAAACACAGGAAGTGTCCAGCCAAGAACAAGTTGGATTTTCTCAGTCCAGATATTTACACTGAAGCCTATCAACACGTGGCAGTCAG gctcacaagcagcacagcagcaaaactACAGGACTTGATTCAGTCTGGAGTCAAAAAGCACGATGCGTGGAACCAGTGCACAGTGCAGCTCGTGCAGGCTGCAAAG gCTCACTGCCACTACATTGCAGTGAAAAACTTTGCAGAAACTGTGGAAAAACTCGAGGCCAAGGCTGGCATCCAGAAGATTATGAAACACCTCTGTGACCTCTTTGCACTACACGGGATCTTCTCAAATACAGGAGCCTTCTTGCATGATGGATACATATCTGCAGCTCAAATGGACATGGTCACAGCATCCTACCTGGACCTCCTGGCTGTCATTCG GAAGGACGCTGTGCCCCTGGTGGACGCTTTTGACTTCACAGACAAGAGCCTGAACTCAGCGCTGGGCAGCTACGACGGGCAGGTTTACCAGCGGCTCTACGAGTGGGCTCAGAAGTCACCCACCAACCAG ATGAGCCCAGCCTACGAGAAGTATTTGAAGCCACTTCTGCACAACACGCTATCAAAATTATGA
- the KCTD6 gene encoding BTB/POZ domain-containing protein KCTD6 gives MDNGDWGYMMTDPVTLNVGGHMYTTSLTTLTRYPDSMLGAMFRGDFPTARDSQGNYFIDRDGPLFRYVLNFLRTSELTLPLDFKEFDLLRKEADFYQIEPLIQCLNDPKPLYPVDTFEEVVELSSTRKLSKYSNPVAVIITQLTITTKVHALLEGISNHFTKWNKHMMDTRDCQVSFTFGPCDYHQEVSLRVHLMEYITKQGFTIRNTRVHHMSERANENTVEHNWTFCRLARKTDD, from the exons ATGGATAATGGAGACTGGGGATATATG ATGACTGATCCAGTCACGCTAAATGTGGGTGGACACATGTATACGACCTCCCTCACAACTCTAACGAGATATCCTGACTCAATGCTCGGGGCCATGTTCAGGGGAGACTTCCCCACTGCCAGGGACTCTCAGGGCAATTACTTTATTGACAGAGATGGACCACTTTTCCGTTATGTTCTTAACTTTTTAAGGACCTCAGAACTCACTTTGCCACTGGACTTCAAGGAGTTTGACCTGCTCCGGAAGGAAGCGGACTTCTATCAGATTGAACCCTTAATTCAGTGTCTTAATGACCCCAAGCCACTGTATCCCGTGGATACCTTTGAGGAGGTGGTGGAGCTGTCCAGCACCCGGAAGCTTTCCAAATATTCCAACCCGGTCGCTGTGATCATCACACAGCTCACCATCACGACAAAAGTCCATGCACTACTGGAAGGCATTTCAAACCACTTCACCAAGTGGAATAAGCACATGATGGACACCAGGGACTGCCAGGTGTCCTTCACCTTTGGGCCATGCGATTACCACCAGGAAGTGTCGCTCCGAGTCCATCTCATGGAGTACATCACAAAGCAAGGCTTCACGATCAGGAACACCAGAGTCCATCACATGAGTGAGCGTGCCAATGAAAACACAGTGGAACACAACTGGACTTTCTGTAGACTGGCACGGAAAACAGATGACTGA